A DNA window from Theobroma cacao cultivar B97-61/B2 chromosome 5, Criollo_cocoa_genome_V2, whole genome shotgun sequence contains the following coding sequences:
- the LOC18598621 gene encoding L-2-hydroxyglutarate dehydrogenase, mitochondrial isoform X5 yields the protein MLRQGVGRLISKSKRRINLPAKSWNAPKEKAECVVIGAGIVGVAVARELSLKGKEVLVLDSAPTFGTATSSRNSEVIHAGIYYPSNSLKARFCVRGRNLLYQYCSQHGIPHKQIGKLIVATGASDIPKLNHLLNRGIQNGVEGLRMLDASEAITMEPELQCVKALLSPSSGIVDTHSLMLSLVAEAETKGTTFSYNTTVVGGHLEENQMALHVCESKSLGNWDGSTPLQPDLILSPKFVVNSSGLSASALAKRFHGLNTATIPPAYYARGSYFTLSNSTRLAPFKHLIYPIPEEGGLGVHVTLDLDGQLKFGPDVEWIHHVDDTSSFLNRHCILFSIVLEAKI from the exons ATGCTCAGGCAAGGTGTTGGCAGGTTGATAAGCAAGTCAAAAAGACGGATTAATTTACCAGCAAAATCGTGGAATGCCCCAAAAGAGAAGGCGGAGTGCGTTGTGATTGGAGCGGGAATAGTGGGAGTGGCAGTGGCCAGAGAGCTGTCGCTCAAGGGGAAAGAGGTGTTGGTCCTGGACTCTGCCCCCACCTTCGGAACAGCCACTAGCTCCCGCAACAGCGAGGTCATCCATGCCGGCATCTACTATCCTTCCAATTCTCTCAAGGCTCGTTTTTGTGTGAGAGGAAGAAACTTACTTTATCAGTACTGCTCTCAACATGGGATACCTCATAAGCAGATTGGGAAGCTCATAGTTGCTACTGGAGCGTCGGACATTCCAAAGTTAAATCATCTGTTAAATCGTGGGATTCAAAATGGGGTTGAAGGTCTCAGGATGTTGGACGCTTCTGAGGCCATCACAATGGAACCTGAATTGCAATGTGTCAAAGCCTTGCTGTCTCCTTCTTCTGGCATTGTGGATACCCATTCTCTAATGCTGTCTTTAGTG GCGGAGGCTGAAACAAAGGGAACCACCTTCTCTTACAATACCACTGTCGTTGGAGGTCATCTTGAAGAAAATCAGATGGCCCTCCACGTTTGCGAAAGCAAAAGTCTTGGAAACTGGGATGGAAGCACTCCATTGCAACCAGACCTCATACTTTCTCCTAAATTCGTAGTGAATTCTTCAGGCTTGAGTGCTTCCGCCCTGGCTAAGAGATTCCACGGTCTAAACACTGCTACCATTCCTCCTGCATATTATGCTCGTGGTTCCTACTTTACCCTTTCAAATTCTACTAGACTTGCTCCTTTCAAACATTTGATATATCCTATACCAGAGGAAGGCGGTCTTGGAGTGCATGTCACTCTGGATTTAGATGGCCAGCTCAAGTTTGGCCCAGATGTTGAGTGGATTCATCATGTAGATGATACATCCAGCTTTCTTAATAG GCACTGCATTCTGTTTTCCATTGTACTGGAGGCAAAAATCTGA
- the LOC18598621 gene encoding L-2-hydroxyglutarate dehydrogenase, mitochondrial isoform X4, translated as MLRQGVGRLISKSKRRINLPAKSWNAPKEKAECVVIGAGIVGVAVARELSLKGKEVLVLDSAPTFGTATSSRNSEVIHAGIYYPSNSLKARFCVRGRNLLYQYCSQHGIPHKQIGKLIVATGASDIPKLNHLLNRGIQNGVEGLRMLDASEAITMEPELQCVKALLSPSSGIVDTHSLMLSLVAEAETKGTTFSYNTTVVGGHLEENQMALHVCESKSLGNWDGSTPLQPDLILSPKFVVNSSGLSASALAKRFHGLNTATIPPAYYARGSYFTLSNSTRLAPFKHLIYPIPEEGGLGVHVTLDLDGQLKFGPDVEWIHHVDDTSSFLNRSTIGRYVFLQLTRLWSHVEA; from the exons ATGCTCAGGCAAGGTGTTGGCAGGTTGATAAGCAAGTCAAAAAGACGGATTAATTTACCAGCAAAATCGTGGAATGCCCCAAAAGAGAAGGCGGAGTGCGTTGTGATTGGAGCGGGAATAGTGGGAGTGGCAGTGGCCAGAGAGCTGTCGCTCAAGGGGAAAGAGGTGTTGGTCCTGGACTCTGCCCCCACCTTCGGAACAGCCACTAGCTCCCGCAACAGCGAGGTCATCCATGCCGGCATCTACTATCCTTCCAATTCTCTCAAGGCTCGTTTTTGTGTGAGAGGAAGAAACTTACTTTATCAGTACTGCTCTCAACATGGGATACCTCATAAGCAGATTGGGAAGCTCATAGTTGCTACTGGAGCGTCGGACATTCCAAAGTTAAATCATCTGTTAAATCGTGGGATTCAAAATGGGGTTGAAGGTCTCAGGATGTTGGACGCTTCTGAGGCCATCACAATGGAACCTGAATTGCAATGTGTCAAAGCCTTGCTGTCTCCTTCTTCTGGCATTGTGGATACCCATTCTCTAATGCTGTCTTTAGTG GCGGAGGCTGAAACAAAGGGAACCACCTTCTCTTACAATACCACTGTCGTTGGAGGTCATCTTGAAGAAAATCAGATGGCCCTCCACGTTTGCGAAAGCAAAAGTCTTGGAAACTGGGATGGAAGCACTCCATTGCAACCAGACCTCATACTTTCTCCTAAATTCGTAGTGAATTCTTCAGGCTTGAGTGCTTCCGCCCTGGCTAAGAGATTCCACGGTCTAAACACTGCTACCATTCCTCCTGCATATTATGCTCGTGGTTCCTACTTTACCCTTTCAAATTCTACTAGACTTGCTCCTTTCAAACATTTGATATATCCTATACCAGAGGAAGGCGGTCTTGGAGTGCATGTCACTCTGGATTTAGATGGCCAGCTCAAGTTTGGCCCAGATGTTGAGTGGATTCATCATGTAGATGATACATCCAGCTTTCTTAATAG GTCCACAATTGGTAGATATGTATTTCTTCAATTAACCAGACTATGGTCCCATGTAGAGGCATAA
- the LOC18598621 gene encoding L-2-hydroxyglutarate dehydrogenase, mitochondrial isoform X3, whose product MLRQGVGRLISKSKRRINLPAKSWNAPKEKAECVVIGAGIVGVAVARELSLKGKEVLVLDSAPTFGTATSSRNSEVIHAGIYYPSNSLKARFCVRGRNLLYQYCSQHGIPHKQIGKLIVATGASDIPKLNHLLNRGIQNGVEGLRMLDASEAITMEPELQCVKALLSPSSGIVDTHSLMLSLVAEAETKGTTFSYNTTVVGGHLEENQMALHVCESKSLGNWDGSTPLQPDLILSPKFVVNSSGLSASALAKRFHGLNTATIPPAYYARGSYFTLSNSTRLAPFKHLIYPIPEEGGLGVHVTLDLDGQLKFGPDVEWIHHVDDTSSFLNRFNYSVSADRVERFYPEIRKYYPNLKDGSLLPGYAGIRPKLSGPGQSACDFVIQARCN is encoded by the exons ATGCTCAGGCAAGGTGTTGGCAGGTTGATAAGCAAGTCAAAAAGACGGATTAATTTACCAGCAAAATCGTGGAATGCCCCAAAAGAGAAGGCGGAGTGCGTTGTGATTGGAGCGGGAATAGTGGGAGTGGCAGTGGCCAGAGAGCTGTCGCTCAAGGGGAAAGAGGTGTTGGTCCTGGACTCTGCCCCCACCTTCGGAACAGCCACTAGCTCCCGCAACAGCGAGGTCATCCATGCCGGCATCTACTATCCTTCCAATTCTCTCAAGGCTCGTTTTTGTGTGAGAGGAAGAAACTTACTTTATCAGTACTGCTCTCAACATGGGATACCTCATAAGCAGATTGGGAAGCTCATAGTTGCTACTGGAGCGTCGGACATTCCAAAGTTAAATCATCTGTTAAATCGTGGGATTCAAAATGGGGTTGAAGGTCTCAGGATGTTGGACGCTTCTGAGGCCATCACAATGGAACCTGAATTGCAATGTGTCAAAGCCTTGCTGTCTCCTTCTTCTGGCATTGTGGATACCCATTCTCTAATGCTGTCTTTAGTG GCGGAGGCTGAAACAAAGGGAACCACCTTCTCTTACAATACCACTGTCGTTGGAGGTCATCTTGAAGAAAATCAGATGGCCCTCCACGTTTGCGAAAGCAAAAGTCTTGGAAACTGGGATGGAAGCACTCCATTGCAACCAGACCTCATACTTTCTCCTAAATTCGTAGTGAATTCTTCAGGCTTGAGTGCTTCCGCCCTGGCTAAGAGATTCCACGGTCTAAACACTGCTACCATTCCTCCTGCATATTATGCTCGTGGTTCCTACTTTACCCTTTCAAATTCTACTAGACTTGCTCCTTTCAAACATTTGATATATCCTATACCAGAGGAAGGCGGTCTTGGAGTGCATGTCACTCTGGATTTAGATGGCCAGCTCAAGTTTGGCCCAGATGTTGAGTGGATTCATCATGTAGATGATACATCCAGCTTTCTTAATAG GTTCAACTATTCTGTAAGTGCTGACCGtgttgaaagattttatccCGAGATTCGAAAGTACTACCCAAATCTCAAAGATGGATCTCTACTACCAGGTTATGCAGGGATTCGACCAAAACTCTCTGGACCAGGACAGTCTGCCTGTGATTTTGTAATACAG
- the LOC18598621 gene encoding L-2-hydroxyglutarate dehydrogenase, mitochondrial isoform X1: MLRQGVGRLISKSKRRINLPAKSWNAPKEKAECVVIGAGIVGVAVARELSLKGKEVLVLDSAPTFGTATSSRNSEVIHAGIYYPSNSLKARFCVRGRNLLYQYCSQHGIPHKQIGKLIVATGASDIPKLNHLLNRGIQNGVEGLRMLDASEAITMEPELQCVKALLSPSSGIVDTHSLMLSLVAEAETKGTTFSYNTTVVGGHLEENQMALHVCESKSLGNWDGSTPLQPDLILSPKFVVNSSGLSASALAKRFHGLNTATIPPAYYARGSYFTLSNSTRLAPFKHLIYPIPEEGGLGVHVTLDLDGQLKFGPDVEWIHHVDDTSSFLNRFNYSVSADRVERFYPEIRKYYPNLKDGSLLPGYAGIRPKLSGPGQSACDFVIQEGEIHGVTGLVNLFGIESPGLTSSMAIAEYVAARLLG; the protein is encoded by the exons ATGCTCAGGCAAGGTGTTGGCAGGTTGATAAGCAAGTCAAAAAGACGGATTAATTTACCAGCAAAATCGTGGAATGCCCCAAAAGAGAAGGCGGAGTGCGTTGTGATTGGAGCGGGAATAGTGGGAGTGGCAGTGGCCAGAGAGCTGTCGCTCAAGGGGAAAGAGGTGTTGGTCCTGGACTCTGCCCCCACCTTCGGAACAGCCACTAGCTCCCGCAACAGCGAGGTCATCCATGCCGGCATCTACTATCCTTCCAATTCTCTCAAGGCTCGTTTTTGTGTGAGAGGAAGAAACTTACTTTATCAGTACTGCTCTCAACATGGGATACCTCATAAGCAGATTGGGAAGCTCATAGTTGCTACTGGAGCGTCGGACATTCCAAAGTTAAATCATCTGTTAAATCGTGGGATTCAAAATGGGGTTGAAGGTCTCAGGATGTTGGACGCTTCTGAGGCCATCACAATGGAACCTGAATTGCAATGTGTCAAAGCCTTGCTGTCTCCTTCTTCTGGCATTGTGGATACCCATTCTCTAATGCTGTCTTTAGTG GCGGAGGCTGAAACAAAGGGAACCACCTTCTCTTACAATACCACTGTCGTTGGAGGTCATCTTGAAGAAAATCAGATGGCCCTCCACGTTTGCGAAAGCAAAAGTCTTGGAAACTGGGATGGAAGCACTCCATTGCAACCAGACCTCATACTTTCTCCTAAATTCGTAGTGAATTCTTCAGGCTTGAGTGCTTCCGCCCTGGCTAAGAGATTCCACGGTCTAAACACTGCTACCATTCCTCCTGCATATTATGCTCGTGGTTCCTACTTTACCCTTTCAAATTCTACTAGACTTGCTCCTTTCAAACATTTGATATATCCTATACCAGAGGAAGGCGGTCTTGGAGTGCATGTCACTCTGGATTTAGATGGCCAGCTCAAGTTTGGCCCAGATGTTGAGTGGATTCATCATGTAGATGATACATCCAGCTTTCTTAATAG GTTCAACTATTCTGTAAGTGCTGACCGtgttgaaagattttatccCGAGATTCGAAAGTACTACCCAAATCTCAAAGATGGATCTCTACTACCAGGTTATGCAGGGATTCGACCAAAACTCTCTGGACCAGGACAGTCTGCCTGTGATTTTGTAATACAG
- the LOC18598621 gene encoding L-2-hydroxyglutarate dehydrogenase, mitochondrial isoform X2 → MLRQGVGRLISKSKRRINLPAKSWNAPKEKAECVVIGAGIVGVAVARELSLKGKEVLVLDSAPTFGTATSSRNSEVIHAGIYYPSNSLKARFCVRGRNLLYQYCSQHGIPHKQIGKLIVATGASDIPKLNHLLNRGIQNGVEGLRMLDASEAITMEPELQCVKALLSPSSGIVDTHSLMLSLVAEAETKGTTFSYNTTVVGGHLEENQMALHVCESKSLGNWDGSTPLQPDLILSPKFVVNSSGLSASALAKRFHGLNTATIPPAYYARGSYFTLSNSTRLAPFKHLIYPIPEEGGLGVHVTLDLDGQLKFGPDVEWIHHVDDTSSFLNRFNYSVSADRVERFYPEIRKYYPNLKDGSLLPGYAGIRPKLSGPGQSACDFEGEIHGVTGLVNLFGIESPGLTSSMAIAEYVAARLLG, encoded by the exons ATGCTCAGGCAAGGTGTTGGCAGGTTGATAAGCAAGTCAAAAAGACGGATTAATTTACCAGCAAAATCGTGGAATGCCCCAAAAGAGAAGGCGGAGTGCGTTGTGATTGGAGCGGGAATAGTGGGAGTGGCAGTGGCCAGAGAGCTGTCGCTCAAGGGGAAAGAGGTGTTGGTCCTGGACTCTGCCCCCACCTTCGGAACAGCCACTAGCTCCCGCAACAGCGAGGTCATCCATGCCGGCATCTACTATCCTTCCAATTCTCTCAAGGCTCGTTTTTGTGTGAGAGGAAGAAACTTACTTTATCAGTACTGCTCTCAACATGGGATACCTCATAAGCAGATTGGGAAGCTCATAGTTGCTACTGGAGCGTCGGACATTCCAAAGTTAAATCATCTGTTAAATCGTGGGATTCAAAATGGGGTTGAAGGTCTCAGGATGTTGGACGCTTCTGAGGCCATCACAATGGAACCTGAATTGCAATGTGTCAAAGCCTTGCTGTCTCCTTCTTCTGGCATTGTGGATACCCATTCTCTAATGCTGTCTTTAGTG GCGGAGGCTGAAACAAAGGGAACCACCTTCTCTTACAATACCACTGTCGTTGGAGGTCATCTTGAAGAAAATCAGATGGCCCTCCACGTTTGCGAAAGCAAAAGTCTTGGAAACTGGGATGGAAGCACTCCATTGCAACCAGACCTCATACTTTCTCCTAAATTCGTAGTGAATTCTTCAGGCTTGAGTGCTTCCGCCCTGGCTAAGAGATTCCACGGTCTAAACACTGCTACCATTCCTCCTGCATATTATGCTCGTGGTTCCTACTTTACCCTTTCAAATTCTACTAGACTTGCTCCTTTCAAACATTTGATATATCCTATACCAGAGGAAGGCGGTCTTGGAGTGCATGTCACTCTGGATTTAGATGGCCAGCTCAAGTTTGGCCCAGATGTTGAGTGGATTCATCATGTAGATGATACATCCAGCTTTCTTAATAG GTTCAACTATTCTGTAAGTGCTGACCGtgttgaaagattttatccCGAGATTCGAAAGTACTACCCAAATCTCAAAGATGGATCTCTACTACCAGGTTATGCAGGGATTCGACCAAAACTCTCTGGACCAGGACAGTCTGCCTGTGATTTT